A DNA window from Chlamydia felis Fe/C-56 contains the following coding sequences:
- a CDS encoding ATP-dependent Clp protease proteolytic subunit gives MTLVPYVVEDTGRGERAMDIYSRLLKDRIVMIGQEITEPLANTVIAQLLFLMSEDPQKDIKVFINSPGGYITAGLAIYDTIRFLGCDVNTYCIGQAASMGALLLSAGTKGKRYALPHSRMMIHQPSGGIIGTSADIQLQAAEILTLKKHLANILSECTGQPVEKIIEDSERDFFMGAEDAISYGLIDKVVSSAKDTKDKDTIS, from the coding sequence ATGACATTGGTGCCTTATGTGGTCGAGGATACAGGTCGTGGCGAGCGTGCCATGGATATTTACTCGCGTCTTTTAAAAGATCGCATTGTAATGATTGGCCAAGAAATTACAGAACCCCTCGCTAACACTGTCATAGCCCAATTACTTTTCCTTATGTCAGAAGATCCTCAAAAGGACATTAAAGTTTTCATTAACTCCCCAGGAGGATACATCACAGCAGGATTAGCTATCTATGATACTATTCGTTTCTTAGGTTGTGATGTGAATACCTATTGCATAGGTCAAGCAGCTTCTATGGGGGCTCTGTTACTTTCTGCGGGAACTAAAGGTAAGCGTTATGCATTACCTCATAGTCGAATGATGATTCACCAGCCTTCTGGAGGAATTATAGGAACTTCCGCAGACATCCAACTGCAAGCTGCAGAAATTTTAACGTTGAAAAAGCATCTTGCAAACATTCTTTCCGAGTGTACAGGTCAACCTGTAGAAAAAATCATAGAAGATTCCGAAAGAGATTTCTTTATGGGAGCCGAGGACGCTATCTCTTATGGTTTAATTGATAAAGTGGTCTCTTCAGCAAAAGACACGAAAGATAAGGATACCATCTCCTAG